Genomic DNA from Trueperaceae bacterium:
GGGTCCGCGGAGTGGACCCCAGGGGCGGGGGTAGGCTCTCGCGACCGCGGGCCGTCCGCCCGCCAGGAGGAGCCACGTGCAACGACGCATTTCCGCCGAATCCGTGACCGAAGGGCATCCCGACAAGCTGGCCGACCGGATCAGCGACGCGGTGCTCGACGAGATCCTGCGGCACGACGCCGACGCCCGCGTCGCCGCGGAGACGATCCTGACGACCGGCCTCGCGTTGATCGCCGGCGAGATCCGCTGCGACGGCTACGTCGACCTGCAGGGCATCGTCCGCGACACGGTCCGCGAGGTCGGCTACACCGACGCCGGGTACGGCTTCGACGCCGACTACTCCAGCGTCCTGATCGCCATCAACGAACAGTCGCCCGACATCGCGCAGGGGGTCGACGCCGCCCAGGAGTCCACGTCGGGGCACGCCTTCGATCGCATCGGGGCGGGCGACCAGGGCCTCATGTTCGGCTACGCGACCGACGAGACGCCGGAGTTGATGCCGCTGCCGATCACCCTCGCGCACCGCATCACCCGCCGCCTCGCCGCGGTCCGCAAGGACGGCACCCTGCCCTACCTGCGACCCGACGGCAAGGCGCAGGTGACGGTCCTGTACGACGGCGACCAACCGGTCGGCCTCGACGCCGTCGTGGTCTCCGCGCAGCACGACGACGACGTCGCGCTCGACGCCCTGAAGGCCGACGTCGTCGAGCACGTCGTCCGGCCCGTCGTGCCCGAGGGGATGCTGAGCGACGCGACGCACCTGTTCATCAACCCCACCGGCCGCTTCGTGATCGGCGGGCCGCAGGGGGACGCCGGCCTGACCGGCCGCAAGATCATCGTCGACACGTACGGCGGCGCCGCCCCGCACGGCGGCGGGGCGTTCAGCGGGAAGGACGCGACGAAGGTCGACCGCTCCGCGTCGTACTACGCCCGCTACGTCGCGAAGAACCTCGTCGCCGCCGGCCTCGCCCGCCGGGCGCAGGTGCAGTTGGCGTACGCGATCGGGGTCGCCCGGCCGGTCGGCGTGTACGTCGATACCTTCGGGAC
This window encodes:
- the metK gene encoding methionine adenosyltransferase; the encoded protein is MQRRISAESVTEGHPDKLADRISDAVLDEILRHDADARVAAETILTTGLALIAGEIRCDGYVDLQGIVRDTVREVGYTDAGYGFDADYSSVLIAINEQSPDIAQGVDAAQESTSGHAFDRIGAGDQGLMFGYATDETPELMPLPITLAHRITRRLAAVRKDGTLPYLRPDGKAQVTVLYDGDQPVGLDAVVVSAQHDDDVALDALKADVVEHVVRPVVPEGMLSDATHLFINPTGRFVIGGPQGDAGLTGRKIIVDTYGGAAPHGGGAFSGKDATKVDRSASYYARYVAKNLVAAGLARRAQVQLAYAIGVARPVGVYVDTFGTSRLSDDTLARIVWEVFDARPASIIEQLDLQRPIYVPTSSYGHFGRDGFPWEATDRTEALRALADGAA